From a single Adhaeribacter swui genomic region:
- the rplC gene encoding 50S ribosomal protein L3 produces the protein MPGIIGKKIGMTSLFTPEGKSVAVTLIQAGPCVVTQVKTVEVDGYQAVQLGFGDVKEKKVSRALNGHFKKANASAKAKVVEFRTEDESFKLGDTVGVDLFEEGEYLDVVGTSKGKGFQGVVKRYNFGGVGGQTHGQHNRARHPGSIGACSWPSRVFKGMRMAGRMGNNRVKIQNLRVMRVLSDKNLILVSGSVPGAKNSFVVLEK, from the coding sequence ATGCCTGGAATTATCGGTAAAAAAATCGGAATGACAAGCCTCTTCACGCCTGAAGGAAAAAGCGTAGCAGTTACGCTGATTCAAGCAGGACCTTGTGTAGTGACACAGGTTAAAACTGTAGAAGTGGATGGTTACCAAGCTGTACAATTAGGCTTTGGTGATGTAAAAGAAAAAAAAGTTTCTCGTGCTTTAAACGGACACTTTAAAAAAGCTAACGCTTCTGCTAAGGCTAAAGTTGTTGAATTTAGAACAGAAGATGAAAGTTTTAAATTAGGGGATACAGTAGGTGTTGACTTATTTGAAGAAGGAGAGTACTTGGATGTAGTTGGTACATCTAAAGGTAAAGGCTTTCAAGGGGTAGTGAAACGTTACAACTTCGGTGGTGTTGGTGGCCAAACACATGGTCAGCATAACCGGGCTCGGCATCCAGGTTCAATTGGAGCATGCTCTTGGCCCTCAAGAGTTTTCAAAGGTATGCGTATGGCAGGCCGCATGGGTAATAATCGCGTAAAAATCCAGAACCTACGGGTAATGCGCGTCTTATCAGACAAAAATTTAATTTTAGTAAGTGGCTCTGTTCCTGGTGCCAAAAATTCATTTGTTGTATTAGAGAAATAA
- the rplW gene encoding 50S ribosomal protein L23, producing MEILKRPLVTEKMTALNEKGKYAFEVGKNANKVEIKKHIEKLYGVTVEKVATMRIQGKLKTKNTKAGVVSGRKPMVKKAIVTVKEGDIIDFYSSI from the coding sequence ATGGAAATTCTGAAAAGACCTTTAGTAACGGAGAAAATGACCGCTTTGAACGAGAAAGGCAAATATGCATTCGAAGTTGGTAAAAACGCAAACAAAGTAGAGATAAAGAAGCATATCGAAAAACTCTATGGAGTAACAGTAGAGAAGGTGGCTACTATGCGTATACAAGGTAAATTGAAAACTAAAAATACCAAAGCTGGTGTCGTATCTGGGCGTAAGCCAATGGTAAAAAAAGCAATTGTCACTGTTAAAGAAGGTGATATTATTGATTTTTACAGTAGCATTTAA
- the rpsJ gene encoding 30S ribosomal protein S10, translating into MNQKIRIKLKSYDHNLVDKSSEKIVKAVKATGAIVSGPIPLPTEKDKFTVLRSPHVNKKAREQFQLCTYKRLVDIYSTSSKTVDALMKLELPSGVDVEIKV; encoded by the coding sequence ATGAATCAGAAAATAAGAATTAAATTAAAATCTTACGACCATAACTTGGTTGATAAATCTTCTGAGAAGATTGTCAAGGCAGTTAAGGCTACCGGTGCCATTGTAAGTGGTCCAATTCCATTGCCAACCGAAAAAGATAAATTTACAGTTTTAAGATCTCCCCACGTAAATAAAAAAGCAAGAGAACAATTTCAATTATGTACTTACAAGCGCTTAGTTGATATTTACTCTACTAGTTCTAAAACCGTGGATGCTTTAATGAAATTAGAGTTACCTAGTGGAGTAGATGTTGAAATAAAAGTTTGA
- the rplB gene encoding 50S ribosomal protein L2: MALKKLRPITPGQRFRIAPEFDEITTSTPEKSLLAPISKSGGRNDSGKMTMRYIGGGHKKQYRLVDFKRNKYGVPAVVKSIEYDPNRTARIALLYYADGEKSYILAPAGLKVGSTVISGPGVAPEVGNCLPLTDIPLGTIVHNIELMPGNGGTLARSAGTYAQLVARESKYATLKLPSGEMRMVLVNCVATVGTVSNADHMNENLGKAGRSRWLGIRPRVRGVAMNPVDHPMGGGEGKSSGGHPRSRKGLYAKGRKTRNKNKYSENLIVNRGKK, from the coding sequence ATGGCATTAAAAAAATTAAGACCAATAACACCAGGTCAAAGATTTAGAATTGCGCCGGAGTTTGATGAGATTACAACTTCAACTCCTGAAAAATCTTTGTTGGCACCAATTTCAAAATCTGGTGGTAGAAATGATTCCGGTAAAATGACAATGCGCTACATTGGCGGTGGTCATAAAAAACAGTACCGGTTAGTAGATTTTAAAAGAAATAAATACGGTGTTCCGGCTGTTGTGAAGTCGATTGAATATGATCCAAATCGGACAGCACGAATTGCATTACTTTACTATGCAGATGGGGAAAAAAGCTATATTTTAGCTCCTGCTGGTTTAAAAGTTGGAAGCACTGTAATATCAGGTCCAGGTGTGGCACCAGAAGTGGGGAATTGCTTGCCTTTGACGGATATTCCTTTAGGTACTATTGTACATAATATAGAGTTAATGCCGGGTAATGGCGGAACACTAGCCAGAAGTGCAGGAACCTATGCTCAATTAGTAGCTCGTGAAAGTAAATATGCTACTTTGAAATTACCTTCAGGCGAAATGCGGATGGTTCTTGTTAACTGTGTTGCTACAGTAGGTACTGTATCTAATGCAGATCACATGAATGAAAATCTAGGCAAGGCAGGTAGAAGCAGATGGTTAGGCATTCGTCCAAGAGTAAGAGGTGTTGCTATGAACCCTGTTGATCACCCTATGGGTGGTGGTGAAGGTAAATCATCAGGTGGGCACCCACGTTCACGTAAAGGTTTGTACGCAAAAGGTAGAAAAACAAGAAATAAAAATAAATATTCTGAGAACCTGATTGTTAATAGAGGTAAAAAATAA
- the rplP gene encoding 50S ribosomal protein L16 translates to MLQPKRTVYRKMHKGRVNGFAYRGSTISFGSFAIKSLEASWITSRQIEAARIAMTRAMKREGQVWIRIFPDKPITKKPAEVRMGKGKGSPEYWVAVIKPGTILFESDGVDLATAQESLRLAAQKLPVKTKFVVRRDYVEK, encoded by the coding sequence ATGTTACAGCCAAAAAGGACCGTTTATAGAAAAATGCATAAAGGCCGGGTTAATGGGTTTGCTTATAGAGGCAGTACTATTTCCTTTGGTTCCTTTGCTATAAAATCATTAGAAGCATCTTGGATTACCAGTCGCCAAATAGAAGCTGCTCGTATTGCCATGACAAGAGCAATGAAAAGGGAAGGACAGGTTTGGATTCGTATATTTCCTGATAAACCTATTACTAAAAAGCCTGCTGAGGTTCGGATGGGTAAAGGTAAAGGATCTCCGGAATATTGGGTAGCAGTAATCAAACCAGGTACCATTTTGTTTGAGTCAGATGGAGTTGACCTTGCTACTGCTCAAGAATCGTTGCGGTTAGCTGCTCAAAAGTTACCAGTTAAAACCAAGTTTGTTGTACGTAGAGATTACGTTGAGAAATAA
- the rplD gene encoding 50S ribosomal protein L4, translating into MELSVLNINGQDTGRKVSLSDEIFGIEPNNHAMYLDVKQFLANQRQGTHKSKERNEVSGTTKKLKKQKGTGGARAGSMKSPVFIGGGRVFGPRPRNYSFKLNKKVKSLARISALSSLMKDNKIALVEPIQLAQPKTKDFTSILTNLSIADKKTLVVTSEANENVFLSSRNLKRVKVLTAANLTTYDLLNTDNLLLTEETVSTLEKLYTR; encoded by the coding sequence ATGGAACTTTCTGTATTAAATATTAATGGACAGGATACTGGCAGAAAGGTATCTCTTTCAGATGAAATATTTGGAATTGAGCCAAATAACCATGCTATGTATCTGGATGTAAAGCAATTTTTAGCCAACCAGAGACAAGGTACTCATAAATCAAAAGAACGTAACGAGGTTTCTGGAACTACTAAAAAGCTTAAAAAGCAAAAAGGTACAGGTGGCGCACGTGCCGGTTCAATGAAATCACCTGTATTTATAGGTGGTGGTAGAGTGTTTGGACCTAGACCAAGAAACTACTCATTTAAATTAAATAAAAAAGTAAAATCTTTAGCTAGAATATCTGCATTGTCTTCTTTAATGAAAGATAATAAAATAGCTTTAGTTGAACCGATTCAATTAGCTCAACCAAAAACTAAAGATTTTACTTCGATTTTAACTAATTTATCTATTGCTGATAAAAAAACATTAGTTGTTACATCCGAAGCAAACGAGAATGTATTTCTGTCAAGCCGTAATTTAAAACGAGTTAAAGTATTAACAGCTGCAAATTTAACTACTTATGATTTGTTGAATACAGACAATCTGTTATTAACAGAAGAAACTGTAAGTACGTTAGAAAAACTCTATACGAGATAA
- the rpsC gene encoding 30S ribosomal protein S3, protein MGQKVNPVGFRLGVIKGWDSNWYGGKDFAEKLIEDEKIRKYILARIPKGGISKIVLERTLKRITITINTARPGVVIGKGGQEVDKIKEELKKITNKDVQINIFEIKRPELDAKLVGESVAQQLQARISFRRAMKQAIASAIRVGAEGVKIQVSGRLGGAEMARTEHYKEGRTPLHTLRADIDYALSEAQTVYGKLGIKVWIFKGEVFGKKDLSPNQEPAKAVNNSATSPRNERGGDRTDRDRSGDRNSRGRNDRNDRGEGRNDRGNRGNNSRGGSNRGGGGAGRR, encoded by the coding sequence ATGGGACAAAAAGTTAATCCGGTAGGTTTTAGACTAGGCGTTATTAAAGGTTGGGATTCTAACTGGTATGGCGGTAAAGATTTTGCTGAAAAACTTATTGAGGATGAAAAGATAAGAAAATATATCTTAGCACGGATTCCTAAAGGTGGTATTTCAAAAATTGTATTGGAAAGAACCTTAAAGAGAATTACAATAACAATTAATACTGCAAGACCTGGTGTTGTAATTGGTAAAGGAGGGCAAGAGGTAGATAAAATCAAAGAAGAGTTAAAGAAAATCACTAATAAGGATGTTCAAATTAACATATTCGAGATCAAAAGACCAGAGCTTGATGCTAAATTAGTGGGAGAGTCCGTAGCTCAGCAATTACAGGCTCGTATTTCCTTTAGAAGAGCAATGAAGCAAGCTATTGCTTCTGCTATTCGGGTAGGTGCTGAAGGAGTAAAAATCCAGGTTTCTGGACGTTTAGGTGGCGCTGAAATGGCCCGTACTGAACACTATAAAGAAGGTCGTACTCCATTGCATACATTACGTGCTGATATTGACTATGCTTTATCTGAGGCGCAGACAGTATATGGTAAACTTGGCATTAAAGTATGGATCTTTAAAGGAGAAGTCTTTGGTAAAAAAGATTTGTCTCCAAATCAAGAACCTGCTAAAGCCGTAAATAATTCAGCAACTTCGCCAAGAAATGAACGAGGTGGAGACAGAACAGACCGAGATAGAAGCGGTGACCGTAATTCAAGAGGAAGAAATGATCGTAATGATCGTGGTGAAGGACGCAATGATCGGGGTAACCGGGGTAATAATAGCCGAGGTGGTTCAAATAGAGGAGGCGGTGGTGCTGGCCGTCGTTAA
- the rplV gene encoding 50S ribosomal protein L22 — MEAIAKLKNVPTSPRKMRLVANLVRGKSVNKALGLLKFEANAGAEKIEKLLLSALSNWQQKNEDVRLEDANLVIKSIFVDEGKMLKRLRPAPQGRGHRIRKRSNHVTIVIDSISEEELVSISQNSVKAK, encoded by the coding sequence ATGGAAGCAATAGCTAAATTAAAAAACGTTCCAACATCACCTCGTAAAATGCGTCTTGTGGCGAACTTAGTAAGAGGAAAGAGTGTTAACAAAGCTTTGGGTTTATTAAAATTTGAAGCTAACGCTGGAGCTGAGAAAATTGAAAAGCTTCTTTTATCTGCATTATCTAATTGGCAACAGAAGAACGAAGATGTTCGCTTAGAAGATGCTAACTTAGTTATAAAAAGCATTTTTGTAGATGAAGGTAAAATGCTGAAAAGACTAAGACCAGCTCCTCAGGGCCGGGGTCATAGAATCAGAAAGCGTTCGAATCATGTGACAATAGTCATTGATAGTATTTCAGAAGAAGAATTAGTAAGTATTTCACAAAACTCGGTTAAAGCCAAATAA
- the rpsS gene encoding 30S ribosomal protein S19, giving the protein MGRSLKKGPYIDFRLENKVTTMDSSGKKAVIKTWSRRSMISPDFVGHTFAVHNGNKFIPVYVTENMVGHKLGEFAPTRNFRGHVAKKDKGKR; this is encoded by the coding sequence ATGGGAAGATCATTAAAAAAAGGGCCTTATATTGACTTTCGGCTCGAGAATAAAGTTACTACAATGGACAGCTCTGGTAAAAAAGCTGTTATAAAAACTTGGTCACGTCGTTCTATGATTTCACCTGATTTTGTAGGGCATACGTTTGCAGTACATAATGGCAATAAATTTATTCCGGTTTATGTGACGGAAAATATGGTTGGACATAAATTAGGTGAATTTGCTCCAACTCGTAATTTCCGTGGTCACGTAGCTAAGAAAGATAAAGGTAAAAGATAA